In Daphnia pulicaria isolate SC F1-1A chromosome 5, SC_F0-13Bv2, whole genome shotgun sequence, a single genomic region encodes these proteins:
- the LOC124340458 gene encoding actin cytoskeleton-regulatory complex protein PAN1-like: MVKIQVLALLAIVFCFTLQSQASPLALREENDGEETDREFEDAFEDAFEAALNEEEARQLENVEEARNFEEDDDEVARTLREIADTATDEEFEDAFAAALQKRVARNFQNFENVEEARNFEDDDDEVARALREIAETATDEEFEDAFAAAMQKKEARNFEEEMDLSEDDQSEYERQISADFDITPPKENEVRQVPEPVVPVAVVPAPVVPAPVVPAPVVPAPEVPAPVVPAPEVPAPVVPAPVVPAPVVPAPVVPAPAPVEPAPVPTGKPRTTEPLRLSQLIVRPMLIKRCQGATNYSVGHCAKYLSCGRQLFRGAVRTCESGQLFDAVLKKCNDAEKVDCNIRT; the protein is encoded by the exons ATGGTAAAGATCCAAGTTTTGGCTTTACTAGCCATCGTCTTTTGTTTCACATTGCAGAGTCAAGCATCTCCGCTTGCCCTGCGTGAGGAGAACGACGGAGAGGAAACCGATCGAGAATTTGAAGATGCTTTCGAAGATGCTTTCGAGGCAGCACTGAACGAAGAAGAGGCCCGACAGTTGGAAAATGTCGAAGAAGCTCGTAAttttgaagaagatgatgacgaaGTAGCCCGAACTTTACGCGAGATTGCCGACACAGCAACCGATGAAGAATTCGAAGATGCCTTTGCTGCCGCATTGCAAAAAAGAGTGGCGcgaaatttccaaaatttcgaaaatgtCGAAGAAGCTCGTAATTTTgaagacgacgatgacgaAGTAGCGCGAGCTTTACGCGAGATTGCCGAGACGGCAACTGATGAAGAATTCGAAGATGCCTTTGCTGccgcaatgcaaaaaaaagaagcgcgaaattttgaagaagaaatggatcTCAGT GAAGATGATCAATCTGAATATGAGCGACAAATTTCCGCTGATTTTGATATTACGCcaccaaaagaaaacgaagttCGTCAGGTACCTGAACCAGTAGTACCTGTAGCAGTGGTCCCTGCACCAGTAGTACCTGCGCCAGTGGTCCCTGCACCAGTAGTACCTGCGCCAGAGGTCCCTGCACCAGTAGTACCTGCGCCAGAGGTTCCTGCACCAGTAGTACCTGCGCCAGTGGTCCCTGCACCAGTAGTACCTGCGCCAGTAGTACCTGCACCAGCACCAGTAGAACCTGCACCAGTACCAACCGGCAAACCCAGGACAACCGAACCGCTGCGACTAAGCCAACTCATTGTTAGGCCTATGTTAATTAAACGTTGTCAAGGCGCAACTAATTACTCTGTCGGACATTGCGCGAAATATCTTTCCTGCGGTAGGCAATTGTTCCGTGGAGCTGTCAGGACTTGCGAATCTGGACAGCTTTTTGACGCTGTTCTCAAGAAATGCAATGACGCAGAGAAAGTAGATTGCAACATCCGAACTTAA
- the LOC124340456 gene encoding WD repeat-containing protein 11-like, which translates to MEETSQRDVNYPRIFPRSLTAGCSIKNKGAIDWSPTGLLAYGSNHTVVIVDTIQLQVVQTLDKHKTAIVKVKWPGKIPPGTISSSTSTNNSPCHSMILASADSSGVIIIWDVITGVALHILSDGNKSIQDIMWAQHFDNSEKYLMAIHPPYSFVIWDVTTGTKLWKKTYAEQILAIDFDPFDPTRLAFLCPDCILLVEDFSLFKAPSSNGRKFYISSPKAATTPSTPSVPMPLSSSDRSRDRLRKLMRDIIVGESAPRPEEQGMTSLNECLQLSFHRSLRHIICLVYSREILLVDLRIHHTVAVLLSTDRSYSPLQQLLLCRQRDMLICVHESGSLSGRIRRGIVQSTEPATPSHSPWNAPELDVELHYEQRSQTESIRLTKSNKILGAAMHPLLESRTALLLSDGRLYFYDLSSNAMKQQGCLAEIMPPLWTNCNSKLSLKFSLSGLLTSLSGFPLSSNQCVMKMCPPLTVKNVQYYQPLVAVGCANGTIQICDVSSGLIKKELAVHNYAVKGIEWVQMDEFLSYAQSSPAAIGGWVRNEIILTNVQTGRVVSVRADRGEESPLELLRVSPLKQYFMVVFKEAPPELWDLRHLTLIRTLPKRFPTITSLEWLPSHLQRHVKKSLAEDSDSSVTLLTGLSVKEFFVFADPDGNLYHLTVDGSVVKDGARLSPPNTLNGIVSMAWKSEWMALGDAEGGVAIWEWRTRHFRPLPHSKSPIRKLRFAPGKNNMKLLVLHMDGLDIWDVKESERLGQWRNSPFRDYLSILDAEWSASDRPLLACSDGSIRVFDISLQQCSSCMGEYAQDRVPCPLLMPRSAFQAIKTSVQLNIPTSSKCTNPSKDLILNYISDHIPLVKTGIPDQCFRAALLCGDQPQAELWTVASYYLRFHSGKECATPLDTVYDLLCDSSTYRQMATERAALYQSKPRAYEHTRQLTRDHLLLNDKDKAIALLLNTESEHGHFYSNHLLACLAAILQPTGCHGNAHSTLKLVATHLIASGHIWQGVEILILNGQVPDACRYLQANHLWEDSARVAKLLLMKEKERAGDTQPEIAEAAEIWRRWAAHLNNCRRKFVATLVLIAVGAWHKAAELLVQQQMHDAAALLLRAAEENGLHQANDAIQLDFMHGLYCQYARLLYDSGWQSEAKEWAGFGGPSGQQLMDEWNILDVDAISII; encoded by the exons ATGGAGGAAACCTCTCAAAGGGATGTAAACTATCCTCGAATATTCCCTAGGAGTTTAACAGCTGGTTGTTCCATAAAAAACAAGGGGGCAATAGATTg GAGTCCTACAGGTCTTCTGGCTTATGGTTCAAACCACACAGTTGTGATAGTTGATACGATTCAATTGCAAGTTGTTCAGACTCTAGATAAACACAAAACAGCAATTGTAAAg GTTAAGTGGCCTGGTAAAATTCCACCAGGGACTATTTCTTCAAGCACTTCAACTAATAACTCCCCATGTCACTCAATGATCCTGGCATCTGCTGATAGTTCTGGAGTGATAATAATTTGGGATGTTATTACTGGTGTAGCTTTACACATTTTAAGTGATGGAAATAAGTCAATACAag ATATAATGTGGGCTCAACATTTTGACAacagtgaaaaatatttaatggcaATCCACCCCCCTTATTCATTTGTGATTTGGGATGTCACCACAGGGACAAAATTATGGAAGAAAACATACGCTGAACAAATCTTAGCGATTGATTTCGATCCATTTGATCCCACAAGACTAGCGT ttTTATGTCCTGATTGCATTCTGCTGGTCGAAGATTTTTCATTGTTCAAAGCCCCTTCCAGTAATGGCCGAAAATTCTACATTTCGTCTCCAAAAGCTGCCACCACACCTAGCACACCAAGTGTGCCTATGCCGTTAAGTTCTTCTGATCGCTCCCGGGATCGACTTCGCAAATTGATGCGAGATATCATTGTAGGCGAATCTGCTCCTCGTCCAGAAGAGCAGGGCATGACTTCACTAAATGAATGTCTGCAGCTCAGTTTTCATCGTTCTTTGCGCCACATCATATGCCTGGTCTATTCCAGAGAAATCCTACTGGTAGATTTAAGGATTCATCACACAGTGGCTGTTTTACTTTCCACGGATCGAAGTTATTCCCCACTACAGCAGTTACTACTGTGTCGACAGCGGGACATGCTGATCTGCGTCCACGAATCGGGTTCCTTGAGTGGTCGCATTCGAAGAGGAATTGTGCAATCAACAGAGCCGGCAACCCCTTCACATTCCCCATGGAATGCTCCTGAATTAGATGTCGAGTTACACTACGAACAGCGATCCCAGACGGAAAGCATTCGACTGACCAAAAGCAACAAAATATTGGGTGCTGCTATGCATCCACTTCTCGAATCACGTACAGCTCTTCTCCTCTCTGACGGAAGGCTTTACTTCTACGATTTAAG CTCCAATGCCATGAAGCAACAAGGATGTCTGGCAGAAATAATGCCTCCATTATGGACGAACTGCAATAGCAAACTATCGCTTAAATTCTCTCTATCTGGATTGTTGACTTCTCTATCTGGCTTTCCACTCTCCTCCAACCAATGCGTGATGAAGATGTGCCCACCACTCACAGTAAAAAATGTGCAATATTATCAACCACTTGTAGCTGTAGGATGTGCCAATGGTACTATCCAAATTTGTGATGTATCTTCCGGGCTGATCAAGAAAGAACTTGCTGTTCACAATTATGCTGTCAAAG GAATTGAGTGGGTTCAGATGGACGAATTTCTCAGTTATGCACAATCGTCTCCAGCTGCTATCGGTGGTTGGGTGCGTAACGAGATAATTTTGACTAACGTTCAAACTGGCAGAGTGGTTTCAGTCCGAGCTGATCGAGGAGAAGAATCGCCATTAGAACTTCTCCGTGTTTCTCCGTTAAAGCAATATTTTATGGTTGTGTTCAAAGAGGCGCCTCCTGAACTTTGGGATTTACGTCATTTGACCCTTATCCGGACATTACCAAAACGGTTTCCTACTATCACTAGTCTGGAATGGTTGCCTTCCCATCTTCAACGACACGTCAAAAAATCTTTAGCAGAAGATTCAGACTCCA GTGTCACTTTATTGACGGGTTTGAGCGTCAaggagttttttgttttcgctgATCCAGACGGTAATCTCTATCACTTGACCGTCGATGGGAGTGTAGTCAAAGATGGTGCTCGACTATCTCCTCCG AACACGTTAAATGGAATCGTGTCTATGGCATGGAAGAGCGAATGGATGGCTCTTGGTGATGCTGAAGGAGGCGTCGCTATTTGGGAATGGCGGACACGTCATTTCCGTCCTCTACCCCATTCCAAAAGCCCAATTCGAAAGTTGCGATTTGCCCCCGGTAAAAATAATATGAAGCTACTCGTACTACACATGGACGGTCTTGATATCTGGGAcgtcaaag AAAGCGAACGGTTAGGCCAATGGAGGAATTCTCCTTTCCGCGATTATTTGTCTATTTTGGACGCAGAATGGTCGGCTTCTGACAGACCACTGCTGGCATGCTCCGACGGATCCATTCGAGTGTTTGACATCTCTCTACAGCAGTGCAGCTCATGCATGGGAGAATATGCACAAGATCGAGTTCCCTGCCCTTTACTAATGCCACGTTCTGCTTTTCAAGCCATCAAGACAAGCGTTCAGCTGAATATCCCAACTTCAAGCAAATGCACAAATCCAAGCAAAGACTTAATCTTGAATTACATTTCCGACCACATCCCGTTAGTTAAAACTGGAATTCCCGATCAGTGCTTTCGAGCTGCTCTACTTTGCGGCGATCAACCACAGGCTGAGCTATGGACTGTTGCCTCCTATTATCTGCGCTTTCATTCCGGAAAAGAGTGTGCCACACCCCTGGACACCGTCTATGATTTACTTTGCGATTCTTCTACCTACCGTCAAATGGCGACGGAGCGAGCGGCTCTCTACCAATCCAAACCTCGGGCTTACGAACACACACGCCAACTGACTCGCGATCATCTCTTGCTCAACGACAAGGATAAAGCGATTGCTTTATTACTCAACACTGAATCGGAGCATGGTCATTTTTACAGCAACCATTTGCTGGCGTGTCTTGCTGCCATACTACAGCCGACTGGATGTCACGGCAATGCGCATAGCACACTGAAGCTTGTAGCCACTCATCTGATAGCTTCTGGTCATATCTGGCAAGGCGTTGAAATCCTTATTCTCAATGGACAAGTGCCTGATGCGTGTCGGTATCTCCAAGCCAATCATTTATGGGAAGATTCGGCTCGAGTTGCGAAACTGCTTCTaatgaaggaaaaggaaagagcTGGTGATACTCAACCGGAAATAGCTGAAGCCGCAGAGATCTGGAGACGTTGGGCTGCTCATTTGAATAACTGTCGTCGAAAATTTGTGGCTACGCTGGTCCTAATCGCGGTTGGGGCATGGCACAAGGCAGCAGAACTTCTGGTTCAGCAGCAAATGCACGACGCTGCCGCCTTGTTATTACGAGCCGCTGAGGAAAATGGCTTGCACCAAGCAAATGATGCAATCCAATTGGATTTCATG CATGGCCTTTATTGTCAATATGCTCGGCTTCTCTATGATTCCGGATGGCAGTCCGAGGCCAAAGAATGGGCAGGTTTTGGTGGACCTAGCGGCCAACAGCTCATGGACGAATGGAACATTTTGGATGTTGATGCAATTTCAATCATTTAA
- the LOC124340459 gene encoding 39S ribosomal protein L43, mitochondrial-like — protein sequence MSNKHLFLPSGFIRTPLQNGLGRYIPQLQRITLKFCKNHGGSRGVRDFIETDLMEFAKTNPGTVVYLKPRRHRYPCMVAEYLNGEREYLSCHEFSRSEIQKWLSYMCTRSGIPVMRFRKYHHTDYPSIQGVWNPFTHQAPEINVAQFPHEILSKPVDDGPTATDQLIEIFKKTQIKDPVKPEH from the exons ATGTCTAACAAACATCTCTTCCTACCGTCGGGATTTATTCGTACACCATTACAAAATGGACTGGGACGATACATTCCTCAACTGCAAAGGATTACGCTCAAGTTCTGTAAAAATCACGGTGGAAGTCGTGGTGTTCG agattttaTTGAAACTGATTTGATGGAATTTGCAAAGACCAATCCTGGGACAGTTGTTTATTTGAAACCAAGAAGACACCGTTACCCTTGTATGGTAGCAGAATACT TGAATGGAGAACGCGAATATTTAAGCTGCCATGAGTTCAGTAGATCTGAGATTCAGAAATGGCTCAGCTACATGTGCACAAGATCAGGAATTCCTGTTATGAGATTTAGGAAATATCATCACACTGATTATCCCAGTATTCAAGGTGTTTGGAATCCTTTCACTCATCAAGCCCCTGAGATAAATGTGGCACAGTTCCCTCAT GAAATTCTATCCAAGCCTGTTGATGATGGACCCACTGCAACTGATcagttaattgaaattttcaagaaaacacaaattaaagATCCAGTTAAACCTGAGCACTAG
- the LOC124340457 gene encoding nucleolar complex protein 3 homolog, with protein MAKKGAKKTMVVSKTKRASHMKHKKTYKAGARVRQPFVKPKTQLGDKTQPKDSRPNQQTNKKNPVTSIPGSNKKKKFNNEKPIPKTEEIVQDDFDADEMMDMMDEEDVSFFKTKASNIQQKNANAGKKRKIEEHNGETVEEEYNEDLYNSELTKKKTRHLLPIKTKQGIVEQTIEVDYQSSDEEEEDDEDAEEEEEAPKSMAEMYARRKQKIEDLKALIGSSSSNILENPDERMEHISAVLKLYATLTPDIFITGFKLISASLVELFKDLAPGFEIKMTSKPGERLKKATREIYGNEARLLKYYQMFLKKLEETLSPLKEMKKKKAIDESTRRVAVFALKCMSDLLVSMPHFNFAKNIVHALIPFTAHKVDDVRFLICSAFKKLFKDDKKGEISLHAVRQINHLIKNKRHHQIPPDCLDILIALRIKDVNLDREREEEISRYKTLTRKEKILIMSKNERRRRKKIERLEKEVVIARAEHSKGSKTKYQTETVKLVFTIYFRILKMAPKSGLMGVVLQGLAKFAHTINVDFFTDLVEVFNNLIANDQLDYRQCLYAIQVVLIMLSGQGEALNIDPIHFYSHLYKVIFSLTAGPSNSNVPIAIDCLENMLIKRRKKVSIHRVLAFTKRVSTLALQVQHNSSISLLSLVRVLMSTHKQTDMLLDLDTSSGSGTFLAELEEPEHCNAGSTALWELHSLVRHYHPVVGKFARHILLKSPTTGNGALSMELTRKTPLELHTQYDPSLLAFLPAVPGPASTPINLKKLSAEEFHSSELEAFVSKVLNTDHMKQWEDDITAQQLASATNGVHS; from the exons atggcaaaaaagGGTGCCAAGAAAACAATGGTGGTGAGCAAAACGAAAAGAGCCAGCCAcatgaaacacaaaaaaacttaCAAGGCAGGTGCCAGAGTTCGCCAACCATTCGTTAAACCGAAAACTCAACTTGGAGATAAAACCCAACCGAAAGACAGCCGGCCAAATCAAcagacaaataagaaaaaccctGTAACTTCTATTCCAGggtcaaataagaaaaagaaattcaacaatGAGAAACCTATTCCAAAAACTGAAGAAATTGTTCAAGATGATTTTGATGCCGATGAAATGATGGACATGATGGACGAAGAAGATGTCAGTTTCTTTAAAACAAAGGCTTCCAATATCCAACAAAAGAATGCAAATGcaggaaaaaaacgaaaaattgaagaacacAATGGTGAGACAGTTGAAGAGGAGTACAATGAGGACCTGTATAACAGCGAgttgacgaagaagaaaacaagacaCCTCCTTCCAATCAAGACCAAGCAGGGCATTGTTGAACAGACGATTGAAGTTGACTACCAATCTTCtgacgaggaagaagaagacgatgaagatgctgaagaagaagaggaagcacCTAAAAGCATGGCAGAAATGTATGCAAGGcgaaaacagaaaattgaaGACTTGAAGGCCCTGATTGGTTCCTCATCAAGCAACATTTTGGAAAATCCTGATGAGCGAATGGAGCATATCAGTGCTGTATTGAAACTATATGCCACCCTAACTCCCGATATTTTCATTACCGGTTTCAAACTAATTTCTGCTAGTCTTGTGGAACTCTTCAAGGATTTGGCACCtggatttgaaattaaaatgacTTCTAAGCCTGGAGAAAGACTGAAGAAAGCTACCAGAGAAATTTACGGAAACGAAGCTCGTCTGCTTAAATACTATCAGATGTTCCTCAAGAAGCTAGAAGAAACTCTCTCTCCATTGAaggagatgaaaaagaaaaaagccattGATGAGTCCACTAGGAGAGTGGCAGTTTTTGCATTGAAATGCATGAGCGACTTGCTGGTGTCTATGCCACACTTTAATTTTGCCAAAAACATTGTTCACGCTTTAATTCCGTTTACTGCTCACAAAGTGGACGATGTACGCTTTTTGATTTGTTCAGCATTCAAGAAACTCTTCAAGGACGACAAGAAAGGCGAGATTTCTCTACACGCAGTTCGACAAATCAATCACCTTATCAAAAACAAGCGACACCACCAGATTCCACCCGATTGCCTCGACATCCTAATTGCGTTACGTATCAAGGACGTTAATTTAGATCGGGAAAGGGAGGAAGAAATTAGTAGGTACAAAACCTTGACtcgcaaagaaaaaattctcaTAATGTCGAAGAATGAGCGACGTCGAAGAAAGAAGATTGAGCGGCTGGAGAAAGAAGTCGTCATTGCCAGAGCAGAGCATAGTAAAGGCAGTAAAACTAAATATCAGACAGAAACGGTCAAGTTGGTTTTCACCATCTATTTCCGCATCCTTAAAATGGCTCCGAAATCCGGTTTGATGGGTGTCGTGCTTCAGGGATTGGCAAA GTTCGCGCATACGATCAACGTGGACTTTTTCACCGACTTGGTTGAAGTTTTCAATAACCTCATTGCAAATGACCAGCTTGATTATCGTCAGTGTCTGTACGCCATCCAAGTAGTGCTCATTATGCTCTCGGGTCAAGGAGAAGCCCTTAACATCGATCCCATTCATTTCTATTCTCACTTGTACAAAGTTATCTTTAGTCTTACTGCTG GCCCGTCGAATTCTAACGTTCCGATCGCAATCGATTGTCTGGAAAACATGCTCATAAAACGAAGGAAGAAGGTTTCAATCCACCGTGTTTTGGCCTTCACAAAGCGAGTATCGACTCTAGCTCTTCAAGTCCAGCACAATAGCAGTATAAGCCTGCTTAGTTTGGTCCGCGTTCTTATGAGT ACTCATAAACAAACAGACATGCTGCTGGATTTAGATACTTCTTCCGGCAGCGGAACTTTTTTGGCAGAATTGGAGGAGCCCGAACATTGCAACGCAGGCAGTACAGCTCTATGGGAACTCCATTCACTTGTGAGGCACTATCACCCAGTTGTGGGAAAATTCGCTCGACACATCCTGCTCAAAAGCCCGACTACTGGCAATGGGGCGTTATCGATGGAATTGACTCGCAA gACACCATTGGAATTACACACGCAATACGATCCGTCGCTACTTGCTTTTCTGCCTGCCGTTCCGGGTCCAGCATCAACCCCTATCAACTTGAAAAAACTGAGCGCAGAGGAATTTCACAGTTCAGAACTTGAGGCATTCGTTTCAAAAGTATTGAATACTGACCACATGAAACAGTGGGAGGATGATATCACTGCACAGCAATTGGCTTCAGCTACAAATGGTGTACATAGTTGA
- the LOC124340614 gene encoding glutamic acid-rich protein-like encodes MERKEITTKICCETAKEKKGIDANPKKKQVTLTVQSTESAMTLKTTTIAATRVIKANNEEPDLSMTLQGRKKEDREFKDEEGGYEDDQEDNAVEDVEEDENVFKHREEEREFVEEKGGYEDDQEDNIEDAEDENGFTEMDEEGGYKDEDVGEEC; translated from the coding sequence ATGGAAAGAAAGGAGATCACAACTAAAATTTGTTGCGAAActgccaaagaaaagaaaggaattgATGCAAatcccaaaaagaaacaagtgaCCTTAACAGTTCAAAGCACTGAATCAGCGatgactttgaaaacgaccACTATTGCTGCAACAAGAGTTATCAAGGCTAATAATGAGGAACCGGATTTATCCATGACTTTACAAGGACGGAAGAAAGAAGATCGTGAGTTTAAAGACGAAGAAGGAGGTTATGAAGATGACCAAGAAGATAATGCTGTTGAAGATGTGGAGGAGGATGAAAACGTTTTCAAACATCGTGAAGAAGAGCGTGAATTtgtggaagaaaaaggaggctACGAAGATGATCAGGAGGATAATATTGAAGATGCGGAAGATGAAAATGGGTTTACTGAAATGGATGAGGAAGGCGGATACAAAGACGAAGACGTGGGTGAAGAATGTTGA